CCGCGTCTACGCCCCCTCCCAGCCCGGTGCTCGCCGGGTAGCCTGAGCTCGGCCCGGCGGGGGTGTCGGACCCTCGGCAAGCTCTCCGACGGTGTGGAACTCCTGGAGTGCGAGGCCAGCAGTGAGCGCGGAGCGGCGGCTACGCGGCGGGTCGGAGTAATCAGCGGCCCATGACCCCAATCAGGGAATGCGTCGAGTCGCGTCCGAGCGGCGGCTTTTGCCGCCGCAACCCCTCCCTGGGGGGAGGTTTCGGAGGGCCCCCTCCGATGAACTACGCGGCGGCGCTCGGGCCTAGCGGTCCCGCGCCGATCTCTTCACGGACCCGAGACGCTCCGGTCTGCGGCGAGCGAGCCGCGGCCGGCGCGCGCGTGCCCAGTGAGCGGGTCGAACGCATGGCCATCAGGACCACGACCCCCACGGCGATCCACACGACCTGACGGGCCCGGCGGACGAGCGTGAAGGCCAGTCCGGCGGTGGCGGTGAAGCCGAGGACCCCGAAGGCCGCCGCATTGGCTCCTTCGAGCGGGCCCAGGCTGGCCGGCACGAAGAACGTGGCGAAGCGCACGCTGGACCACAGGGCTTCGACGACCGTGGCGATGACCAGCGACCCCGACAGCCCCAGACTGGCCAGTATGAGGAGCGCTTCCACCGTCCCGAGCATCCAGCCCACGAAGTGTGATCCGACCGACAGGAGAAAGCGCCGCCACTCGTAGCGATAGAAGCCGCGCAAGGCTTCGTCCAGCCGCTGCGCGTGATGGAGGCCGTTGCCGCCGATCGGCCCGAGCATACGGCCGGCCCTGGCGACCACCCCCGCCAGCTGCACGCCCAGGAAGCCCCCGACGGCGATCACCTCGACGACGAGCAGGTAGCCCATCGCGGTGAGGAGCGGCGACCCGATGGTCCCCACGGTCACGGCCGCCACGATCGCGACGGCGAGCAGCAGAACCTGGGCGATCACCTCCGCGGTCTTCGCGAGGATCAGCGACGGAATGCTTTCCTCGTAGGGAATCTCGAACCGCAGCAGCCAGGCCTTCATGGCCTCGCCCCCGACAGAGGCCAGGGCGGTGAGGACATTGACCGCCTCGCCCGCACATCGGGCGGCCAGCAGCTTGTGAAACGGCGCCCGGTCGCGCGGGAGGGTGTATTGCCACCCCAGCGTGTCGACCGCCAGGTTGACACCGAAGAGGAGGCATACGAGGCCGAACTGCCACCAGGTGATG
This genomic interval from Candidatus Methylomirabilota bacterium contains the following:
- a CDS encoding lysylphosphatidylglycerol synthase domain-containing protein — its product is MRAFRTLLVAGGALGLLVLVYYVGAESVASALARITWWQFGLVCLLFGVNLAVDTLGWQYTLPRDRAPFHKLLAARCAGEAVNVLTALASVGGEAMKAWLLRFEIPYEESIPSLILAKTAEVIAQVLLLAVAIVAAVTVGTIGSPLLTAMGYLLVVEVIAVGGFLGVQLAGVVARAGRMLGPIGGNGLHHAQRLDEALRGFYRYEWRRFLLSVGSHFVGWMLGTVEALLILASLGLSGSLVIATVVEALWSSVRFATFFVPASLGPLEGANAAAFGVLGFTATAGLAFTLVRRARQVVWIAVGVVVLMAMRSTRSLGTRAPAAARSPQTGASRVREEIGAGPLGPSAAA